The region GGCCGGCTGGACGGCCAGATAGTCGCCGGTTCCGTTCGCGTCAACGACCAGCGTGGCCGCCTGCGCGCTCAGCGGAGCCGCCACGAGCGCGGCCGCCGTGAGGAGCGCCGCCGGGCACACACAACGCCTCGTCACCATCCTCTGGCCTCCCTGAGCTTCGCGTCCGTGTCCGCCGCCTTCGCCTGCTCGCGGAGCCAGAACTCCGGATCGCGCTGCGCGTCCAGCTCCCGGACCGTCTTCCCCTGCTGCTCCACCCACGTGTAGTACTTCAGGTTGAACCAGCACTGCCGCGCGTGCCGCGTGCCCTCGAGCACCCAGTCGGTCTTCGCGCCGTGGAAGATGGACGAAAGGCGCGCCGCCGCCTCGGTCTCGTCCATCCTGCCGTACGCCTCGTCGAGCTGCCGCATCACGGAGTGATACCGGTCGATCGTGTCGGTCGCGATGGTGAACAGGTTGTCGCCCGCGCCGAGCCCGTAGAACTTCGCGGTCTTGATGCACGCGAGCACGTTGCAGATGCCCGAGATGCCCAGGATCTCCGACATCGCGCGGATGCCGTCCTCGGGCACGCCGTAGCGGCCGGCCATCGTCTTCCAGCCCGCCTCCTCGGTGGCGAGCTGAAGCCCTTTCTTGCATTCGATGTCGTCAACGCACATCACGGCGTCGGTCTCGAGCACGTTGTGGATCCAGGTCACGTGTTTGTCGCCGATGCCCTGGATGTCGTGGCCGCCGTAGCCGTTCCAGTAGAGGGTCGGGCACTGGACGGGCTCGACCGCGATGACGCGCGCGTCGTGGAACTCGTGCTTGATGCGCTCGCCGGCGGCGATGGTGCCGGCCGACCCCATCGCCGACGCGAACGCCGCGATGCGGCCGTTCCCGACACCGCGCGCGGCCAGCTCGCGTGCCACCTCGATGCACGAGTTCCCGGTCACGTGGT is a window of Candidatus Effluviviaceae Genus I sp. DNA encoding:
- a CDS encoding pyridoxal-phosphate dependent enzyme is translated as MKSLVYGPTFEEMLHPDRVRPDVRERALRAAKDDPLDPVNLFNITWRNPEGRVYHVVLPREFTGIDANVVVLYSRDFPTGSHKVGATYSVAIEHQLAGEIRPGAHTLVWPSTGNYGIGGAWVGPRMGYDSLVILPELMSRERFEKIESYGARYVKTPGCESNVKEIFDKAKELRADPKVRVLNQFEEFGNYRFHYHVTGNSCIEVARELAARGVGNGRIAAFASAMGSAGTIAAGERIKHEFHDARVIAVEPVQCPTLYWNGYGGHDIQGIGDKHVTWIHNVLETDAVMCVDDIECKKGLQLATEEAGWKTMAGRYGVPEDGIRAMSEILGISGICNVLACIKTAKFYGLGAGDNLFTIATDTIDRYHSVMRQLDEAYGRMDETEAAARLSSIFHGAKTDWVLEGTRHARQCWFNLKYYTWVEQQGKTVRELDAQRDPEFWLREQAKAADTDAKLREARGW